A region from the Inhella inkyongensis genome encodes:
- the nusA gene encoding transcription termination factor NusA: MNRELLLLVDAISREKSVEREVVFGAVESALAQATKKFVGGEVDIRVAIDRESGEYESFRRWLVVPDSAGLQNPDSEELLTDARDRIADIDEGDYIEEAIESVPIGRIGAQAAKQVILQKIRDAEREQLLNDFLARGEKIFVGTVKRLDKGDIIVESGRVEGRLKRGEMIPKENLRSGDRVRAVLLGIDPTARGPQIMLSRSHGDFMKELFAQEVPEIEQGLLEIKSCARDAGSRAKIAVVSHDRRVDPIGTCVGVRGSRVTAVTNELAGERVDIVLWSEDPAQFVIGALAPANVSSIVVDEERHAMDVVVDEENLAIAIGRGGQNVRLASELTGWRINIMTAEESAARKAEEDQGVRRVFIDKLDVDEEVADILIAEGFTSLEEVAYVPLAEMLEIESFDEDTVHELRARAKDALLTMEIAREESVEEVSQDLRDLEGVTQELVAKLADGGVHTRDELADLAVDELVEMTGMSEEGAKALILKAREHWFA, translated from the coding sequence ATGAACCGCGAACTGTTGTTGTTGGTGGATGCCATTTCCCGCGAAAAGAGCGTGGAACGAGAGGTGGTGTTCGGTGCCGTGGAATCGGCCCTGGCGCAGGCCACCAAGAAGTTTGTCGGCGGTGAGGTCGACATTCGTGTGGCCATCGATCGCGAGTCGGGCGAGTACGAGAGCTTCCGCCGCTGGCTGGTGGTGCCCGATAGCGCGGGTCTGCAGAACCCGGACTCCGAAGAGTTGCTGACGGACGCGCGTGACCGCATTGCGGACATCGATGAGGGTGACTACATCGAAGAGGCGATCGAGTCGGTGCCCATTGGCCGCATCGGCGCGCAGGCTGCCAAGCAGGTCATCCTGCAAAAAATCCGTGACGCCGAGCGCGAGCAATTGCTCAACGATTTCCTGGCTCGCGGCGAAAAGATCTTCGTCGGCACTGTCAAGCGTCTGGACAAGGGCGACATCATTGTCGAGTCCGGCCGAGTGGAAGGCCGTCTCAAGCGCGGCGAGATGATCCCGAAGGAAAACCTGCGCAGCGGCGACCGCGTGCGCGCTGTGCTGCTGGGCATCGACCCGACCGCGCGCGGCCCGCAGATCATGCTGTCGCGCTCGCATGGCGACTTCATGAAGGAATTGTTCGCCCAGGAAGTGCCTGAGATCGAGCAAGGCCTGCTGGAGATCAAGAGCTGCGCCCGCGACGCTGGCAGCCGCGCCAAGATCGCCGTGGTGTCGCACGACCGGCGCGTGGATCCGATTGGTACCTGTGTGGGCGTGCGCGGTTCGCGCGTGACCGCCGTGACCAATGAACTGGCCGGCGAGCGTGTCGACATCGTGCTGTGGAGCGAAGACCCGGCGCAGTTCGTCATTGGCGCCCTGGCCCCGGCCAACGTCTCGTCCATCGTGGTGGATGAAGAGCGCCATGCCATGGACGTGGTGGTGGATGAGGAAAACCTCGCCATCGCCATCGGCCGCGGCGGGCAGAACGTGCGCCTGGCTTCTGAATTGACGGGTTGGCGCATCAACATCATGACGGCCGAGGAATCGGCTGCACGCAAGGCCGAAGAAGACCAGGGCGTGCGCCGTGTCTTCATCGACAAGCTGGACGTGGACGAAGAAGTCGCCGACATCCTGATTGCCGAGGGCTTTACCAGCCTGGAAGAGGTGGCCTATGTGCCGCTGGCTGAAATGCTGGAAATCGAGAGCTTTGACGAAGACACCGTGCACGAGTTGCGCGCTCGGGCCAAGGACGCTCTGCTGACGATGGAAATCGCCCGCGAGGAGTCGGTGGAAGAGGTGTCTCAAGACCTGCGTGACCTCGAAGGGGTGACGCAGGAGCTGGTGGCCAAGTTGGCCGACGGCGGCGTGCACACCCGAGACGAACTGGCCGATTTGGCGGTGGATGAGCTGGTCGAAATGACTGGCATGTCCGAAGAGGGCGCGAAGGCGCTGATTCTGAAGGCGCGCGAACACTGGTTCGCCTGA
- a CDS encoding helix-turn-helix domain-containing protein, whose product MTARQNFAYNLRSLRSTKGISQERLADLAELHRTYVSSVERCERNISIDNMEKLAAALGVDIRDLLQPNDNPSDRIR is encoded by the coding sequence ATGACAGCACGACAAAATTTTGCGTACAACCTGAGAAGTCTCAGGAGCACCAAAGGTATCTCGCAAGAGAGACTTGCGGACTTAGCAGAATTGCATCGTACATATGTTAGTTCGGTTGAGCGCTGTGAGCGGAACATTTCCATAGACAACATGGAAAAGTTGGCTGCTGCTCTGGGTGTTGACATCAGAGACCTGCTGCAACCCAATGACAACCCTTCCGACAGAATCCGATAA
- a CDS encoding phage integrase, producing the protein MLGLPIYLLGSSYYLHTRIGGKQVKRSLRTSYQRVAIIRAITLLDSLMRKDLPQKYELDLSRGILKADGDEDHARLMQALQAMQQLQQAQPQAPAPVAAPVQADDPTALKLAELLEKFLLLKKVTQATAIAYKNCIEEISKFLKNPAITRITASDVTRYQEFLAEKGNGVRTIDNKISIVRAVFNFAVKQGYTRNGNPAQNRALLTKKQRLKGGYAIFEKEEIEQFFNSEFFKEQEEKDPDYTTAVLFGLFTGCRIGEITSLKKDNFKKSTTEINYLVIRDSKTNAGIREVPLHPYLLERISEFLDKKTDKIFKYVEKEGKGTGNAVGKKFARNLESAKITREKLVFHSLRKFVNNELMKNGVSLENRCQFIGHEIENVNVAIYTNKINVDELAAAIFPTLEKFRDLIGEKKAPWEGLVSDFSELIDPM; encoded by the coding sequence ATGCTCGGTTTGCCCATCTATCTCCTTGGTTCAAGCTACTACCTGCACACCCGCATCGGTGGCAAGCAGGTCAAACGCTCCCTACGAACCAGCTACCAGCGGGTAGCTATCATCCGAGCTATCACTCTGCTGGATAGCTTGATGCGCAAAGACCTGCCCCAAAAGTACGAGCTAGACCTCTCCCGAGGCATCCTGAAAGCCGATGGCGACGAAGACCACGCCCGGCTAATGCAGGCCCTGCAAGCCATGCAGCAATTACAGCAGGCACAACCCCAAGCACCCGCACCCGTAGCGGCACCAGTCCAGGCCGACGACCCCACCGCCCTGAAATTGGCTGAATTGCTCGAAAAATTCTTGTTGCTCAAAAAGGTAACGCAAGCTACCGCAATTGCATACAAGAATTGCATAGAAGAAATTTCGAAGTTCTTAAAAAACCCGGCGATTACGCGCATCACCGCTAGCGATGTAACCCGCTATCAAGAATTCCTAGCCGAAAAAGGAAATGGCGTCCGCACGATTGACAACAAGATTTCAATTGTCCGCGCAGTTTTCAATTTTGCTGTCAAGCAAGGCTACACACGAAACGGCAACCCGGCACAAAACCGCGCACTACTTACGAAGAAGCAGCGCCTTAAAGGCGGCTATGCCATTTTTGAGAAAGAAGAAATAGAACAGTTTTTCAATAGTGAATTCTTCAAAGAGCAAGAAGAAAAAGACCCCGACTATACAACCGCTGTACTATTTGGACTTTTTACGGGCTGTCGCATTGGTGAAATTACTAGCCTCAAAAAAGACAATTTCAAAAAAAGCACGACCGAGATAAATTATCTCGTTATACGCGATAGCAAAACAAACGCTGGAATTCGTGAAGTTCCACTTCATCCCTACCTACTAGAACGAATTTCAGAATTTCTCGATAAGAAAACAGATAAGATTTTCAAATACGTAGAAAAAGAAGGTAAGGGCACCGGCAACGCAGTAGGCAAGAAGTTCGCAAGAAATTTAGAGAGCGCTAAAATCACGCGAGAAAAATTAGTTTTTCACAGCCTAAGAAAATTCGTAAACAATGAGCTCATGAAAAATGGAGTGAGTTTAGAGAATCGCTGTCAATTCATTGGACATGAAATTGAGAACGTGAACGTTGCGATATACACAAATAAAATTAACGTTGACGAACTTGCCGCCGCTATTTTCCCGACCCTTGAAAAATTCCGCGACCTGATAGGCGAAAAAAAAGCCCCTTGGGAGGGCTTAGTTAGCGACTTTTCAGAACTCATTGACCCGATGTAG
- a CDS encoding restriction endonuclease has product MTTLPTESDKEKFDRLFPYVREYQELASKFNIKDIFQDNGGKYLQLLMLLGLSTDGAREGNDAIDAQGNEYEIKTVNLDLQHQFTTHHHMNPRIIAKYRKVDWYFAAFKGIELQVIYRLKPADMEHYYSKWEKKWHDKGGVDENNPKISLTYVMEHGDIVWLPANVKAFVKPKLVKDPNRPVRKRARTLD; this is encoded by the coding sequence ATGACAACCCTTCCGACAGAATCCGATAAGGAAAAATTTGACCGCCTTTTTCCGTATGTACGCGAATACCAAGAATTAGCGTCAAAATTTAATATCAAAGATATTTTTCAAGACAACGGTGGCAAATACCTGCAATTGCTAATGTTGTTGGGCCTTTCTACTGATGGAGCCCGCGAAGGCAACGATGCAATTGATGCCCAGGGCAATGAGTACGAAATCAAAACTGTAAATCTTGATTTACAGCATCAGTTTACGACTCATCACCATATGAATCCTCGAATTATTGCAAAATATCGCAAGGTTGATTGGTACTTTGCTGCGTTTAAGGGAATTGAGTTGCAGGTAATTTATCGGCTTAAACCCGCTGACATGGAGCACTACTACTCTAAGTGGGAAAAGAAATGGCATGATAAGGGAGGGGTCGATGAGAACAACCCAAAAATCTCTCTAACATATGTAATGGAACATGGAGACATTGTTTGGCTTCCTGCGAATGTAAAAGCATTCGTTAAACCAAAATTGGTAAAAGACCCAAATCGCCCGGTGAGAAAGCGTGCTAGAACGCTGGACTAA
- the fabI gene encoding enoyl-ACP reductase FabI, with the protein MGFLAGKRFLISGVLSNRSIAYGIAKACHREGAELAFSYVGERFKDRITDFAAEFGSDLIYDCDVGDDAQIERTFAQLGEVWPEFDGFVHSIGFAPREAIAGNFLDGLSRESFRIAHDISAYSFPAMAKAAAPRLRPGASLLTLSYLGAMRYVPNYNTMGLAKASLEASVRYLAHAMGDKGVRVNGISAGPIKTLAASGIKDFGKLLSAFAASAPIRRNITIEDVGNAAAFLLSDLSAGVSAEILYVDGGFSHVALAADE; encoded by the coding sequence ATGGGATTTCTGGCCGGCAAGCGCTTCTTGATCAGCGGCGTGCTCTCCAACCGCTCCATCGCCTATGGCATCGCCAAGGCCTGCCACCGTGAGGGCGCTGAGTTGGCGTTTTCCTACGTTGGCGAACGCTTCAAGGACCGCATCACCGACTTCGCAGCCGAATTCGGCTCGGATCTGATTTACGACTGCGACGTGGGCGATGACGCCCAAATTGAGCGCACCTTTGCGCAGTTGGGCGAGGTCTGGCCGGAATTCGACGGCTTTGTGCACTCGATCGGCTTTGCCCCGCGCGAAGCCATCGCTGGCAATTTCCTCGACGGCCTCTCGCGCGAATCCTTCCGCATCGCCCACGACATCAGCGCCTACAGCTTCCCCGCCATGGCTAAGGCCGCCGCGCCGCGCCTGCGCCCCGGCGCCTCGCTGCTGACCCTCTCCTATCTGGGCGCCATGCGCTACGTGCCCAACTACAACACGATGGGTCTTGCCAAGGCCAGCCTGGAAGCCAGCGTGCGCTATCTGGCCCACGCCATGGGCGACAAAGGCGTGCGGGTCAACGGCATTTCCGCCGGCCCCATAAAGACCTTGGCCGCCTCAGGCATCAAGGACTTCGGCAAGTTGCTCTCGGCCTTCGCCGCCAGCGCGCCGATTCGCCGCAACATCACCATCGAAGATGTGGGCAACGCGGCCGCCTTCCTGTTGTCGGACCTGTCGGCCGGCGTGAGCGCCGAGATCTTGTACGTGGATGGCGGATTCAGCCACGTGGCCCTTGCCGCCGACGAATAA
- a CDS encoding SPFH domain-containing protein has protein sequence MEIALVIAAIAVLFISRAIKIVPQQHAWVVERLGKYDRTMAPGLHLLVPFIDRLAYKHSLKEIPLDVPSQVCITKDNTQLTVDGILYFQVTDAMRASYGSSNFIVAITQLAQTTLRSVIGRMELDKTFEERDAINASVVSALDEAASNWGVKVLRYEIKDLTPPPAILHSMQAQITAEREKRALIAASEGRRQEQINIATGEREASIARSEGEKQAEINKALGEAAAITAVADATADAITKIAKAIQQPGGDQAVQLKVAEKAVDAYAQLAQKNNTMIVPGNMSEVGGLIGTAMALIKSGKS, from the coding sequence ATGGAAATCGCCCTCGTCATCGCCGCCATCGCGGTGCTCTTCATCAGCCGCGCGATCAAGATCGTTCCGCAGCAACACGCCTGGGTCGTCGAACGCCTGGGCAAGTACGACCGCACCATGGCTCCCGGCCTGCACCTGCTGGTGCCCTTTATTGACCGCCTGGCCTACAAGCACTCTTTGAAGGAAATCCCGCTGGACGTCCCCAGCCAGGTATGCATTACCAAAGACAACACCCAGCTGACCGTCGACGGCATCCTTTACTTCCAGGTGACGGACGCCATGCGTGCCAGCTACGGCTCCAGCAACTTCATCGTCGCCATCACTCAATTGGCACAGACCACCTTGCGCTCGGTGATCGGCCGCATGGAGTTGGACAAGACTTTTGAAGAACGCGACGCCATCAACGCCTCCGTGGTCTCGGCCCTGGACGAGGCCGCCTCCAACTGGGGCGTCAAGGTGCTGCGCTACGAAATCAAGGACCTCACGCCCCCGCCGGCAATCCTGCACTCCATGCAGGCCCAGATCACGGCCGAGCGCGAGAAGCGTGCGCTGATCGCCGCCTCCGAGGGGCGTCGCCAAGAGCAGATCAACATTGCCACCGGCGAGCGCGAAGCCTCCATCGCCCGCTCTGAAGGCGAAAAGCAGGCAGAGATCAACAAGGCCCTGGGTGAAGCGGCTGCCATCACGGCCGTGGCCGACGCCACCGCTGACGCCATCACCAAAATCGCCAAAGCCATTCAGCAACCGGGCGGCGACCAGGCGGTGCAACTCAAGGTCGCCGAGAAGGCCGTGGATGCCTACGCCCAGCTGGCACAGAAGAACAACACCATGATCGTTCCAGGCAATATGAGTGAGGTTGGCGGCCTAATCGGCACTGCCATGGCACTCATCAAGAGCGGGAAGTCCTGA
- a CDS encoding arginine/lysine/ornithine decarboxylase, which produces MLRFHFPIVIIDEDYRSENASGLGIRALADAIKKEGMDVLGVTSYGDLSQFAQQQSRASAFILSIDDEEFTPGPELDPAVLNLRKFIEEIRFRNPDIPIYIYGETRTSQHLPNDVLRELHGFIHMFEDTPEFVARHIIREAKSYLDGLAPPFFKALMDYAQDGSYSWHCPGHSGGVAFLKSPVGQMFHQFFGENMLRADVCNAVEELGQLLDHTGPVAASEKNAARIFNADHCFFVTNGTSTSNKMVWHHTVAPGDVVVIDRNCHKSNLHAIIMTGAIPVFLTPTRNHHGIIGPIPESEFSPETIRAKIAANPLLKHVDPATVKPSILTLTQSTYDGVLYNTETIKNKLDGYIPTLHFDEAWLPHAAFHDFYGQFHAMGKNRPRPKEAMVYATQSTHKLLAGISQASQVLVQDSQQVKLDKHLFNEAYLMHTSTSPQYSIIASCDVAAAMMEPPGGTALVEESIRESLDFRRAMRKVDEDYGDDWWFKVWGPDHLAETSDPKSADWLLHANEEWHGFGALAEGFNMLDPIKSTVITPGMDMEGRFAKTGIPASVVTKFLVEHGVVVEKTGLYSFFIMFTIGITKGRWNTLLTALQQFKDDYDKNAPLWRILPEFCAKYPKYERMGLRDLCQSIHEAYAEGDIARLTTDMYLSNLQPAMTPTDAYAHIAQRRTERVGIDELEGRITTSLLTPYPPGIPLLIPGERFNKKICDYLKFTRNFNAKFPGFATDVHGLVHEVDEETGKGRYYVDCVKQ; this is translated from the coding sequence ATGCTGCGTTTTCACTTCCCCATCGTCATCATTGATGAGGACTACCGCTCCGAGAACGCCTCGGGTCTGGGCATTCGTGCGCTGGCGGACGCGATCAAGAAGGAGGGCATGGATGTCCTGGGGGTCACCAGCTACGGCGATCTGAGCCAGTTCGCCCAGCAGCAAAGCCGTGCGTCAGCCTTCATCCTGTCTATCGACGACGAGGAGTTCACGCCCGGCCCTGAGCTGGACCCGGCCGTGCTGAACCTGCGCAAGTTCATCGAGGAAATCCGTTTCCGTAATCCGGACATCCCGATCTACATCTACGGCGAGACGCGCACCAGCCAGCACCTGCCCAATGATGTTCTGCGCGAACTGCATGGCTTCATTCATATGTTCGAGGACACGCCGGAGTTCGTGGCGCGTCACATCATCCGCGAGGCCAAGAGCTATCTGGACGGCCTGGCGCCCCCGTTCTTCAAGGCGCTGATGGACTACGCGCAGGACGGCTCCTACAGCTGGCACTGCCCGGGCCATAGCGGTGGCGTGGCGTTTCTGAAGAGTCCGGTGGGTCAGATGTTCCACCAGTTCTTTGGCGAGAACATGCTGCGCGCTGACGTCTGCAACGCGGTGGAAGAACTGGGTCAGCTGCTGGACCACACCGGCCCGGTGGCGGCCTCAGAGAAGAATGCGGCCCGCATCTTCAATGCCGATCATTGCTTCTTTGTCACCAACGGCACCAGCACCAGCAACAAAATGGTCTGGCATCACACGGTGGCGCCGGGCGACGTGGTGGTGATCGACCGCAACTGCCACAAGAGCAATCTGCACGCCATCATCATGACCGGGGCCATCCCCGTATTCCTGACGCCGACGCGCAACCATCACGGCATCATTGGCCCCATCCCCGAGAGCGAGTTCTCGCCTGAGACTATCCGCGCCAAGATCGCCGCCAACCCGCTTTTGAAGCATGTGGATCCGGCCACCGTCAAGCCCTCCATCCTGACGCTGACGCAGAGCACCTACGACGGTGTGCTCTACAACACCGAGACCATCAAGAACAAGCTTGACGGCTACATCCCGACTCTGCATTTCGATGAGGCCTGGCTGCCGCACGCAGCCTTCCATGACTTCTACGGTCAGTTCCATGCGATGGGCAAGAACCGCCCACGCCCCAAGGAAGCGATGGTCTATGCCACGCAGTCCACGCATAAGTTGCTGGCCGGTATCTCGCAGGCTTCGCAGGTGCTGGTGCAGGATTCCCAGCAGGTCAAGTTGGACAAGCATTTGTTCAACGAGGCCTATCTGATGCACACCTCAACCTCACCGCAGTACTCCATCATCGCCAGCTGCGATGTGGCGGCGGCCATGATGGAGCCTCCGGGCGGCACGGCCTTGGTGGAGGAGAGCATTCGCGAGTCGCTGGACTTCCGCCGTGCCATGCGCAAGGTGGACGAGGACTATGGCGACGACTGGTGGTTCAAGGTCTGGGGCCCCGATCACCTGGCCGAGACCAGCGATCCGAAGTCGGCCGACTGGCTGCTGCACGCCAATGAGGAATGGCATGGCTTCGGCGCGCTGGCCGAGGGCTTCAACATGCTGGACCCGATCAAGTCCACCGTGATCACTCCCGGCATGGATATGGAAGGGCGCTTTGCCAAGACCGGTATTCCGGCCTCGGTGGTGACCAAATTCCTGGTCGAGCACGGCGTGGTGGTGGAGAAGACCGGGCTTTACAGCTTCTTCATCATGTTCACCATCGGCATCACCAAGGGCCGTTGGAACACGTTGCTGACGGCGTTGCAGCAGTTCAAGGATGACTACGACAAGAACGCACCGCTGTGGCGCATCCTGCCGGAGTTCTGCGCCAAGTACCCGAAATACGAACGCATGGGTCTGCGCGACCTTTGCCAGAGCATCCACGAGGCCTATGCCGAAGGCGATATCGCGCGCCTGACGACGGATATGTATCTGTCCAATCTGCAGCCGGCGATGACGCCCACCGACGCTTATGCCCATATTGCGCAGCGCCGCACCGAGCGGGTGGGCATCGACGAGTTGGAGGGGCGCATCACCACCAGCCTGCTGACGCCTTACCCGCCGGGCATTCCGCTGCTGATTCCGGGCGAGCGCTTCAACAAGAAGATTTGCGACTACCTGAAGTTCACCCGCAACTTCAATGCCAAGTTCCCGGGCTTCGCAACCGATGTGCACGGCCTTGTGCACGAGGTGGACGAGGAGACCGGCAAGGGGCGCTATTACGTGGACTGTGTGAAGCAGTAA
- a CDS encoding MobA/MobL family protein: MSKSLATWFTPSLQTISRSAGRSAVAAAAYRACVKLIDQTTGLIHDYTRKKGHVETLLIGADDISELWNKAEAAENRKNSTVARELMLPLPDEWTNDERRECVRDIAQHLRNTYGVAVSGSIHAPNKHHRNNHVHMMFTTRAVDEFGQFGKKTRILDDMKTGEVSKLREAICKIVNDHAEKVGSDFYVYSGKFVDIDPTHIPTKHIPIQAGKEYRAAITKQNTQVKIHRANVATHEKKAELLKAELSNASNLKIPESTPAPDVPKSVDMEKVEATPPAELEIPFKRKKIPHACEIAYQKHQDTLKKARDLKVVEEKWKANYDALLAHEPTRTQRLFAKIGLGAEKIERYDLKLAQATKALSAIEHKRTIYKKTLGDNNLLSLVEQYNEIISHNAKISEAEAQIKIAHAAKLERERELKEEQARQSFEPYRDWTVGLDPTKEDNYWSKYIEFGR, encoded by the coding sequence ATGTCTAAATCTCTTGCCACTTGGTTTACTCCGTCTCTGCAAACCATATCGCGCAGCGCTGGGCGCAGTGCGGTGGCTGCTGCTGCTTATCGTGCGTGTGTAAAGCTCATAGACCAGACTACGGGATTAATTCACGACTACACGCGCAAAAAAGGCCACGTTGAAACGTTGCTTATTGGTGCCGATGACATTTCAGAATTATGGAATAAAGCCGAAGCCGCAGAGAATCGTAAGAATTCGACGGTTGCCCGTGAGCTGATGCTCCCCCTTCCCGATGAGTGGACAAATGACGAGCGGCGCGAATGCGTCCGCGACATTGCGCAGCACCTGCGCAATACTTACGGCGTAGCCGTCTCTGGCTCAATTCACGCCCCCAATAAACATCATCGAAACAATCACGTACACATGATGTTCACCACGAGAGCCGTGGACGAATTTGGACAATTTGGAAAAAAGACCCGAATTCTTGATGATATGAAGACTGGCGAAGTTTCGAAACTTCGGGAAGCAATTTGCAAAATTGTCAACGACCACGCCGAAAAGGTTGGCTCAGATTTTTATGTCTATTCGGGAAAATTTGTGGACATTGACCCCACACACATTCCAACGAAACATATCCCCATTCAAGCCGGAAAAGAATACCGAGCCGCTATTACCAAACAAAACACGCAAGTGAAAATACATCGCGCCAATGTAGCCACACATGAAAAAAAAGCCGAGCTGTTGAAAGCAGAGCTTTCTAACGCTTCAAATTTGAAAATCCCTGAAAGCACACCCGCGCCAGATGTTCCTAAAAGCGTCGATATGGAAAAGGTTGAGGCTACCCCACCAGCCGAATTAGAAATTCCTTTTAAACGCAAAAAAATCCCTCATGCCTGCGAAATCGCATATCAAAAGCATCAAGACACGCTAAAAAAAGCGCGAGATTTGAAAGTTGTTGAAGAGAAATGGAAGGCTAACTATGACGCACTTTTAGCCCATGAGCCGACCAGAACTCAAAGACTTTTTGCAAAAATTGGCTTGGGCGCAGAAAAAATTGAACGCTACGACTTGAAGTTAGCACAAGCTACAAAAGCTTTATCCGCCATAGAGCACAAGAGAACCATATACAAAAAAACTCTTGGAGATAACAATTTGTTGTCACTTGTTGAGCAGTACAACGAAATAATCAGCCACAACGCTAAAATTTCAGAAGCAGAAGCACAAATAAAAATTGCACACGCCGCAAAATTAGAACGTGAACGCGAATTAAAAGAAGAACAAGCGCGCCAATCGTTCGAGCCATATAGAGATTGGACAGTAGGTCTAGACCCCACGAAAGAAGATAATTATTGGTCGAAATATATTGAATTCGGTCGTTAA
- a CDS encoding NfeD family protein, with translation MNDATAWWILAGLLVAVELGTGSFYLLMLALGAAAGALGAHGGLSPSTQIVLAALTGAVTTFGWYRYRRQSGAATPDVEGNRDVNLDVGETVQVQGWGPQGQTKVMYRGTQWDAHYQGQGVPQPGPHRIAALRGNTLELTRSN, from the coding sequence ATGAATGACGCCACCGCTTGGTGGATCTTGGCCGGACTCTTGGTCGCAGTTGAGCTCGGAACCGGCAGTTTTTACCTGCTGATGCTGGCCCTGGGGGCTGCAGCCGGAGCCTTGGGGGCGCATGGGGGGCTGAGCCCTTCCACCCAGATCGTTCTGGCTGCGCTGACTGGTGCCGTCACGACCTTTGGCTGGTACCGCTATCGCCGCCAGTCCGGCGCAGCGACTCCTGACGTTGAAGGCAACCGTGACGTCAATCTGGACGTCGGAGAAACCGTCCAGGTCCAAGGCTGGGGGCCACAGGGGCAAACCAAGGTGATGTACCGCGGCACCCAGTGGGACGCGCACTACCAGGGGCAGGGCGTCCCCCAACCTGGCCCCCACCGTATTGCCGCCCTGCGCGGCAATACGCTTGAGTTGACACGCTCGAACTGA
- the rimP gene encoding ribosome maturation factor RimP, which translates to MNWQAAVEKTVTGLNLELVECERSAGGLLRVFIDRLPVPADQPQPFVTVDDCERVTRQLQYVLEVEGCDYSRLEVSSPGLDRPLRTPEHYARFSGSQVDITLRAPFQGRKKYRGLLQQAEEEGSWRLVFGEPGQEQALDFKLDEVRDARLVPVIDFKGRKNKPAQPQDQKKPDGDQTP; encoded by the coding sequence ATGAACTGGCAAGCAGCAGTTGAGAAAACAGTCACGGGTTTGAACCTGGAGTTGGTCGAGTGCGAGCGCTCGGCCGGTGGCTTGCTGCGCGTGTTTATCGATCGCCTCCCGGTCCCGGCCGACCAGCCGCAGCCCTTTGTGACGGTGGATGACTGCGAACGTGTCACCCGCCAGTTGCAATACGTGCTGGAAGTGGAGGGATGCGATTACAGCCGGCTTGAGGTGTCCTCGCCGGGCTTGGATCGTCCTCTGCGCACGCCTGAGCACTACGCCCGCTTCAGCGGCTCGCAGGTGGACATCACCCTGCGTGCGCCCTTTCAGGGGCGGAAGAAATACCGTGGCCTGCTGCAACAGGCCGAGGAAGAAGGCAGCTGGCGCCTGGTGTTCGGCGAGCCCGGCCAAGAGCAAGCCTTGGATTTCAAGCTGGACGAGGTGCGTGATGCGCGCCTGGTGCCGGTGATCGATTTCAAGGGTCGGAAGAACAAGCCGGCCCAGCCCCAAGATCAAAAGAAGCCCGACGGAGATCAGACCCCATGA